From the genome of Ignavibacteriales bacterium, one region includes:
- a CDS encoding glycoside hydrolase family 3 C-terminal domain-containing protein encodes MVIINKLYGFTFKIILLILFLLHTTICSQTLEERITDLILKMTLEEKVLQLHKEGGMNTADNTRLNIPGFIMSDGPHGVRNGLATSFPVGIGLAATWDVDLVYKVGEAMGKEFRGKGIQQMLGPCLDLCLDPRNGRSPETGGEDPYLNAKINTSIVQGVQSTPTIATIKHFYTEYRQDGRTSNNYILSNRMMLEHHGLQFREAIQNGGALSIMNSYNQLQLTGQISGQKAAENPTLLGTILRTKWGFPYYVVSDWGSLWSAENAIKAGCDIEMGSDLYSNESNGLLALVNSGKVTETNINDAVRRVLRTKILSGIMDYYPEGDPSDVNSPAHQALCLEAGKKGIVLLKNQDNILPLDKNKIKTIAVLGPNANEMRTDASGSSWVDPFYKVSPRQGIENYIGTSKVLYAQGCTIAGEYASDFSDALQKAAQAEVVIYFGGLDPTQEGEGSDRANGSIELPGKQKDFIQWVKTANPNVIVVLISGGICTATPFINHIKGLLYAFYPGQEGGNAIAQVLFGDYNPSGKLPVTMPMNDSQLSDRMLNNLDDNKGGGYRWFDYNKYTPQFAFGYGLSYTTFAYSNLKFSQENYIFTDQELTVSVDVKNTGARAGEEVVQLYLSEPVSFVTKFVKDLKGFKKIFLEPGETKTVEFTLGPNEFYIYSEKSRSYEIDPGTYYMKVGGSSDNLSLSKSLDIRPHPPKPDLQVANIMTVPRFPLEGDKVIFLATIVNRGTGPSPKSVFHEVSFSVDGKFVSRSVALQDSISKGGMSLVCGNVGDNNINYWIAGKPGTNTIEAYVDDKNAINEMIETNNKKSVSFKIYNAPPVNLALNKTVTVSSIEGTGLEGSKAVDGNLSTRWSSQPTDQQWITIDFGIPVQFNEIQLIWETAYGKEYLVQTSNTNNNSDWKTIFAQTNGNGGFEKMSSLQGDARYLRILGIKRDTQWGYSLFEIEVFNNITSAVNDKEENLPFNFSLSNNYPNPFNPSTKIEYTLPKSSNVKIEIYNSLGQLVNILENSFRNAGKYNLVWNGNNSSGSPVSSGIYFYRMSAEGFTLVKKMVLVR; translated from the coding sequence ATGGTAATAATTAATAAATTGTATGGGTTTACTTTTAAAATAATATTATTAATTCTCTTTCTACTCCACACAACTATTTGTTCACAAACTCTTGAAGAACGAATAACAGACCTCATTTTAAAAATGACTCTTGAGGAAAAAGTCCTGCAGCTTCACAAAGAAGGAGGAATGAATACCGCTGATAACACACGTTTAAACATTCCCGGGTTCATCATGTCGGATGGACCTCACGGTGTACGAAACGGTTTGGCAACTTCGTTCCCGGTAGGAATCGGATTGGCTGCAACATGGGATGTTGATCTGGTTTATAAAGTAGGTGAAGCAATGGGAAAAGAATTTCGCGGAAAAGGAATTCAACAGATGCTCGGACCATGTCTGGATCTGTGTCTCGATCCGCGGAACGGCAGGTCTCCTGAAACGGGCGGCGAAGATCCATATCTCAATGCCAAGATAAATACCTCGATCGTTCAAGGTGTGCAATCAACTCCAACCATTGCAACTATAAAACATTTTTATACAGAATACAGGCAAGACGGAAGGACAAGCAACAATTATATACTCAGCAATCGCATGATGTTGGAACATCACGGTTTGCAATTTCGTGAGGCGATCCAAAATGGCGGTGCTTTGAGTATTATGAATTCTTATAATCAATTACAGTTAACAGGACAAATTAGTGGGCAAAAAGCAGCAGAAAATCCAACTCTCCTTGGCACTATTCTAAGAACCAAATGGGGTTTTCCATATTACGTTGTATCTGATTGGGGCTCATTATGGAGTGCCGAAAATGCAATTAAAGCCGGATGCGATATTGAAATGGGTTCCGATCTTTATTCAAACGAATCGAATGGTCTTTTGGCTCTTGTCAACAGCGGAAAAGTGACTGAAACAAATATTAATGATGCTGTTCGAAGGGTGTTGCGTACAAAAATTTTATCTGGAATAATGGATTACTACCCAGAAGGTGATCCGAGTGATGTGAACAGTCCGGCACATCAAGCCCTTTGTCTTGAAGCTGGCAAAAAAGGAATTGTACTTTTAAAAAATCAAGACAACATTTTACCATTGGATAAAAACAAAATAAAAACTATTGCTGTACTTGGCCCTAATGCAAATGAAATGAGAACAGATGCATCCGGCAGCAGTTGGGTCGATCCGTTTTACAAAGTTTCTCCAAGACAAGGAATTGAAAATTATATTGGTACAAGTAAAGTTTTATATGCTCAAGGATGTACGATTGCAGGTGAGTATGCAAGTGACTTCTCAGATGCCCTTCAAAAAGCAGCTCAAGCAGAAGTTGTTATTTATTTCGGAGGATTAGACCCAACCCAAGAAGGAGAAGGCTCAGACCGTGCAAATGGTTCAATTGAATTACCCGGAAAGCAAAAAGATTTTATTCAATGGGTTAAAACAGCAAATCCAAACGTAATTGTTGTTTTGATAAGCGGAGGAATATGCACTGCGACTCCTTTCATCAATCATATCAAAGGGTTGCTGTATGCATTTTACCCCGGGCAAGAAGGTGGTAACGCAATTGCCCAAGTGTTATTCGGTGATTATAACCCCAGCGGTAAACTCCCGGTTACAATGCCAATGAATGACTCGCAGCTTTCTGACCGAATGTTGAATAATTTGGATGATAATAAAGGGGGCGGCTACCGCTGGTTTGATTATAATAAATATACACCTCAGTTTGCCTTTGGTTACGGTTTAAGCTACACAACTTTTGCGTACAGCAATTTAAAATTTTCTCAAGAGAATTATATTTTCACAGATCAAGAATTGACGGTGTCGGTAGATGTAAAAAACACAGGTGCACGTGCAGGTGAGGAAGTAGTGCAATTATATCTTTCCGAACCTGTATCTTTTGTAACAAAGTTTGTCAAAGATCTTAAAGGATTTAAAAAGATATTTCTTGAACCGGGTGAAACTAAAACAGTAGAATTTACACTCGGTCCGAACGAATTTTATATCTACAGCGAAAAATCCAGAAGTTACGAGATTGATCCGGGAACATATTATATGAAAGTCGGAGGTTCTTCTGATAATCTAAGTCTCAGCAAATCACTTGATATCAGACCTCATCCGCCAAAACCTGATCTGCAAGTTGCGAACATAATGACAGTTCCCCGCTTTCCTCTTGAAGGAGATAAGGTAATTTTTCTCGCAACAATCGTTAATCGAGGAACCGGTCCTTCTCCCAAGTCAGTGTTTCATGAAGTGAGTTTCAGCGTTGACGGAAAATTTGTGAGCCGTTCTGTTGCATTACAAGATTCAATCTCCAAAGGTGGAATGTCGCTTGTTTGCGGAAATGTCGGTGACAATAACATCAATTATTGGATTGCAGGCAAACCTGGTACCAATACAATCGAAGCATATGTAGATGATAAAAATGCAATCAATGAAATGATAGAAACGAATAATAAAAAAAGTGTTTCATTTAAAATTTATAATGCACCGCCTGTAAATCTCGCTTTGAATAAAACAGTTACAGTTTCATCTATCGAAGGAACAGGATTAGAAGGAAGTAAAGCGGTTGATGGGAATCTCAGCACTCGTTGGTCTTCGCAACCCACAGACCAGCAATGGATAACCATAGATTTCGGAATTCCAGTTCAATTTAATGAGATACAGTTAATCTGGGAAACTGCATATGGAAAAGAATACTTGGTTCAGACTTCCAATACAAATAACAATTCTGATTGGAAAACAATTTTTGCTCAAACAAACGGAAACGGCGGATTTGAAAAGATGAGCAGCCTTCAAGGTGATGCACGTTACCTGCGCATCCTTGGTATTAAGCGTGATACACAATGGGGCTATTCCCTATTTGAAATTGAAGTATTCAATAATATTACCTCTGCAGTAAATGATAAAGAGGAAAACCTTCCATTTAATTTCAGTTTGAGCAACAACTATCCGAATCCTTTCAATCCTTCTACAAAGATTGAATACACTTTGCCAAAGTCAAGCAACGTTAAAATTGAGATTTACAATTCCCTAGGACAGTTAGTAAACATTCTAGAGAACTCTTTCCGGAATGCTGGTAAGTACAATTTGGTTTGGAATGGCAACAATTCAAGTGGTAGTCCGGTTAGCAGCGGAATTTATTTCTACCGTATGAGCGCCGAAGGATTTACTTTGGTAAAAAAGATGGTCTTAGTCAGATAA
- a CDS encoding CotH kinase family protein, translating into MSYKIFFIILLFVFNPKKDFSQVTFTSSNLPIVVINTHGQDIPDDPKITADMGIIDNGPGLRNNITDPFNVYNGKIGIEIRGHSSQMFPKKQYGIELRDNSDNDIKASLLGFPEESDFVLNASYTDKTFLRNVIAYKLSNDLGRYASRTHFCEVVLNGVYIGIYILQEKIKRDKNRVNIKKMSNTDITGDAVTGGYIVKIDRVDPGDKYWTSAYPSIYGSTKSPVTYIHEYPKADDIVPAQQNYIKDYINRFETIMYSGGYRDPFAGYYNLVDIDSFVDFYLINEFSKNTDAYRLSAFLYKNRDSEGGKLVMGPIWDYDISFGLADYDDGFNPAGWQAYKHYDGLWSSPFWTTNLMIDPVFKNKLAKRWNEVKYKTFSISSLTNFIEENVVLTVEARTRNFSKWKDLFNPAVYTWPNQNHFTNYEDEVAYLKSWISERTTWLNNNISANYSDVEWLATDLSKVNFEIGKMIKIPLSSFIKSKMNVTSINFQTLDINCRPEVKGDTLSITVLKAGSYLMKGVGMQAFDIVSISPDYKIEVTPTSVDDMNWEIPECFKLFQNYPNPFNPETVISYQLPVTTLVILKVYDLLGRDVVTLVNELQSAGLHNIQFSSRESNLPSGVYYYKLNTGKFSQSKKMILVK; encoded by the coding sequence ATGTCATACAAAATTTTTTTCATCATATTATTGTTTGTTTTTAATCCCAAGAAAGATTTTAGTCAAGTAACATTCACATCATCTAACCTCCCGATTGTAGTAATAAATACTCACGGTCAAGATATTCCTGATGACCCAAAGATAACTGCAGATATGGGTATTATTGATAACGGACCTGGATTAAGAAATAATATCACCGATCCTTTCAACGTTTACAATGGAAAAATAGGAATTGAGATTCGAGGTCACAGTTCACAAATGTTTCCCAAGAAACAATACGGAATTGAATTGCGAGATAATTCAGATAACGATATAAAAGCATCACTTCTTGGATTTCCCGAAGAGAGCGATTTTGTGTTGAATGCATCTTATACGGATAAAACTTTTCTGCGTAATGTCATTGCATACAAACTCTCGAACGATCTCGGCAGATATGCTTCACGTACTCATTTTTGCGAGGTTGTTCTAAATGGAGTATATATTGGCATCTATATACTTCAGGAAAAAATCAAGCGTGATAAGAATCGTGTTAATATAAAAAAAATGAGTAACACAGATATAACCGGCGATGCTGTTACGGGCGGTTATATAGTCAAGATAGATCGAGTTGATCCGGGAGATAAATATTGGACCTCTGCATACCCATCAATTTATGGAAGCACAAAATCTCCCGTCACTTATATTCATGAATATCCAAAGGCTGACGATATAGTACCGGCTCAACAAAATTATATTAAGGATTATATAAATAGATTTGAGACGATTATGTATTCGGGCGGTTACAGGGATCCATTTGCAGGCTATTATAATCTTGTTGATATAGATTCTTTCGTGGATTTCTATTTGATTAATGAGTTCTCTAAAAATACAGATGCATATCGGCTCAGTGCCTTTCTATATAAAAACCGGGATAGCGAAGGAGGCAAGTTAGTTATGGGTCCAATTTGGGATTATGATATTTCATTTGGATTAGCTGATTATGATGACGGTTTTAATCCTGCTGGTTGGCAAGCTTATAAACATTACGATGGTCTCTGGAGCAGTCCTTTTTGGACAACAAACTTGATGATCGATCCGGTATTTAAAAACAAACTTGCAAAAAGGTGGAATGAAGTTAAGTATAAAACTTTCAGCATCAGTTCGCTCACTAATTTTATAGAAGAAAATGTTGTACTAACAGTGGAAGCCCGCACACGGAATTTTTCGAAATGGAAAGATCTTTTTAATCCGGCAGTTTATACTTGGCCGAATCAGAATCATTTTACTAACTACGAAGATGAAGTCGCTTACTTAAAGAGCTGGATAAGTGAGCGTACAACCTGGCTCAACAATAATATCTCAGCAAATTATTCCGATGTTGAATGGCTTGCAACGGATCTTTCAAAAGTGAATTTTGAAATCGGTAAAATGATAAAAATTCCTCTCTCCAGCTTTATTAAAAGTAAGATGAATGTTACCTCAATCAATTTTCAAACGCTTGATATAAATTGCAGACCGGAAGTAAAGGGTGATACTCTTTCCATTACAGTTTTGAAGGCGGGCAGCTATTTAATGAAAGGTGTTGGTATGCAAGCATTCGATATTGTTTCTATTTCTCCCGATTACAAAATAGAAGTTACGCCAACTTCGGTAGATGATATGAACTGGGAAATTCCGGAATGCTTCAAATTATTCCAGAATTATCCAAATCCGTTTAATCCTGAAACGGTTATAAGTTATCAACTGCCGGTTACAACGCTGGTTATTCTAAAAGTTTACGATCTGCTTGGTCGTGATGTTGTAACACTTGTGAATGAACTTCAATCGGCCGGTTTGCATAATATCCAATTTTCAAGTCGAGAAAGTAATCTGCCAAGCGGTGTGTATTATTACAAATTAAATACGGGGAAATTTTCTCAATCGAAAAAGATGATATTAGTGAAGTGA